The following are from one region of the Chiloscyllium punctatum isolate Juve2018m chromosome 46, sChiPun1.3, whole genome shotgun sequence genome:
- the LOC140468070 gene encoding cyclin-dependent kinase 4 inhibitor D-like codes for MGKTILDGDKLSQAAVRGDWQEVKRLLTDEKVNANAVNKFGQTALQVMMLGSTMVAEELLKNGAQPNVQDRWGFTPAHDVARSGFLDTMKVLIKYKANVNIKDAAWCLPIHLAAQEGYLDLVQYLTPRSSILQKNVSGQTPLDLARASNRTEVVTWLEQQLQAMQTQTQH; via the exons ATGGGCAAAACCATACTGGACGGGGATAAGTTATCGCAGGCTGCCGTACGGGGAGACTGGCAAGAGGTGAAGCGTCTGCTGACCGATGAAAAGGTGAACGCCAACGCGGTGAATAAATTCGGACAAACCGCACTGCAG GTAATGATGCTGGGCAGTACAATGGTCGCAGAGGAACTGTTGAAGAATGGGGCACAGCCAAATGTCCAGGATAGATGGGGCTTTACTCCGGCACATGACGTGGCCCGGAGTGGTTTCTTGGATACCATGAAGGTCCTGATAAAATACAAGGCAAACGTGAACATCAAGGATGCTGCATGGTGCCTGCCAATACACTTGGCTGCCCAAGAGGGCTACTTGGACCTTGTCCAGTACCTGACTCCAAGATCAAGCATTTTGCAGAAGAATGTCAGTGGACAAACACCACTGGATCTAGCAAGGGCCTCCAATAGAACTGAAGTAGTTACCTGGTTAGAGCAACAGCTGCAAGCTATGCAGACACAAACTCAACACTGA